CGCCTTCGTACGCTTTTTTGTTATCGGCTTCACGAATATTCCCCCTTTAATGGTTACTTATCATTATATACGATTAGCAAAAGAAGTGGTTTCAATTGTTTTCCACTTCGATTCAGTTCGGATGATAAAATAACCAACCTCTCCACACTACATCATGGAGAGGTTATACAAGGGCAAGAAATTGAGTTTCTAAGAAATTACTGATAACAAAGAAAGCTATATATCATTGTGACATTTCTAGTAAGTTATCAAGTTATTAGCATACGCTAATTTGCAATTGTCCTTTCCTGAAACTCACGTCGAACACGTTTATACGCTTCCTCATCCGTAATAAGTTTTAATGCAGTAAAAGCAGCGGCCTTTGCTGCTATGAGTAAAGCCTGATCAGCTTGTTTTGACTTAGCTGCTTCACGAAAGGCGACCGTATGACCTATTAAATCACTTGGACCAATTTTTATATGAGGGTGAATAGTCGGAACAACTTGGCTAATGTTCCCCGCATCTGTTGATCCGATTGCTGTTTTTTCTACTGAAAGTACTTTCTCTCCCAAAGTTTCTACTTCCTGTTTAAAGAGATCATCAAAGTTTTGATTCACAATAAAATTATCGACTTCATTTTGAAATGCAGTAATTTTCACTTCCGCTCCCGTTGCTAAAGCAGCACCTTGGGCAATCGCTTTGATTCGTTCTGTGATTTGATTTAATGTACTTCTTGTGGCAGCACGAATAAAAAATCTCGCTTTCGCATAATCTGGTACAACATTCGGTGCATCGCCACCATCGGTAATAATACCATGAATCCGCACATCTTTCGGAACATGTTGACGTAATGCGTTGATTCCGTTAAAAAGCTGGATTACACCATCCAGCGCATTAATTCCTTGTTCTGGATGAGCTGATGCATGCGCTGCTTTACCAAAAAACTCAAAATCAAGTGGATCTACTGCTAAAGAAGGGCCAGTCAATGTTGTATCTGCTCCGGGATGAACCATGATAGCTGCATCAATACGATCAACTAATCCAGCCTTTACAAAGCTTCCTTTTGCACTTCCATTTGGTCCGCCTTCTTCAGCTGGGGTACCGAATACGACTACTTCTCCACCGATTTCATCGATTACCTTACTTAAAGAAATTGCTGCTGCAATACTTATTGTTCCAATTAAATTATGTCCACAGGCATGCCCAATTTCTGGAAGAGCATCATATTCTGCTAAAAAAGCAAGTTTTAACCCGTCCTTTTTTCCTTTCCGCTTGGCAATAAATGCCGTTGGATGTCCGGCGATATCCAATTCAATTTCGAAGCCTTTCTCTACCAAAAGATCCGTTAATGTTTTAGCTGCATATACCTCCTGATTACCGATCTCTGGATTTTCATGGATTGTATGGCTTATTTCTATATATCTGTCTTGATTAGCATCTATATCTTCTGCTATTTGCTGTTTTAGTTTCTCTATCTTTTTTACCACTACAGTCATCTGCTTCACCTCATTTAATTTTTATTTATATCCAATCTCACTTAACGGTAAAAACGTTGGAATTGTATTTCCTTTACGTTCTTTTTTAATGAAATTAGCTACATCCTCTGATTGATAAATTTTTACCAGTTTATTTAACAACTTATCATCTTTATCTTTAGCTTGAACGGCTATGATGTTTACATAAGGTGTTGCCGTCTCATCTTCATGATAAATTGAATCTTCTAAAGGACTTAAGCCAGCATCAACAGCTATCCCATTATTAATAATCGATGCATCGACATCTGGAAGAACTCTTGGTGTTTGCCCCGCTACCAATAATTCAAACGTAAGATTTTTTGGGTTTTCTGCAATTTTGTCTAATGAGCCGTTACCATCAAAACCTTTTTCCAATTTAATCAGCCCAGCATCCTCAAGAAGTAACAATCCTCTTCCCATATTCGTCGTTTCCTTCGCTAAGGCGATTGTTCCGCCGTCAGGAATATCCTCAGGACTGTCATGCTTTTCGGAATATAACCCCATTGGTGCAATAACTGTTGTTGCAATTGGCGCTAAGTCTAAATCGTGTTCTTTAATGAAATTTTCAAAGTAAGATATCGTTTGAAACGAATTGGCATCAATTTCACCTTCAGCTAATGCTAAATTTGGCTGTACATAATCTGAAAAACGAACGATTTCTACATTAATTCCTTCCTTTTTCGCTTTTTTTGCTACATAATCCCAAATCGTCGTATCTGAGCCACTGATTCCCACCTTGACTGTAGAAGTTGCTTCACTTTTAGAACAAGCAGTAATCAAAACTGCAGCTAATAATAATGAAAAGATGAATACGATTTTTTTCATGTTGTTTCGCTCCTCTTTTTATCTTCTTCTAACTTTTTTAGCAATGAAATTGCCAATTGATTGCAAACTTTGTACCATAATGATCAGAATACCAACTGTAATTACCATAACAACCGTATCAAAGCGTTGATATCCATAAGTAATTGCTAAATCGCCAAGTCCGCCACCGCCAACAGCACCCGCCATTGCCGAAGCGCCAACTAAACCAATTGTTGCAATAGTTATCCCTAATAGTAATGAACTAAGTGCTTCCGGAATTAAAAAACGCATCATAATTTGCCATGGCGTTGCTCCCATTGCTTGTGCTGCTTCCATCACTCCAGGGTCCACCTCTAATAATGAATTCTCGATTAAACGGGCTATATATGGTCCAGCAAATAAAACCATTGGTACAATAGCAGCTGCTGTTCCAATCGATGTTCCTACAATTAATCTTGTAAGAGGGATGACTGCTACCATTAGAATAATAAATGGTATGGAACGGAAAATATTTATGACTGTGTTTAAAGCCGTAAAAATAAATTTATTCTCCCATAAATGCCCTTTTCGTGTCACAACTAATAAAATTCCTAAAACGAGACCGATAATAAAAGAAAAGATTAAAGATACACCTACCATGACAATTGTTTCCCATAATGCTTGGATAATTTCTTGCTCGTCAACTAACATCTACTAACACTTCCTTTATCGTCACTTTCTGCTGATGAATATGCATGATGGCACGATTTATTTCTTTTTCCTCTCCCGAAAACTGAACAATCAAGTTGCCAAAAGGAATCCCCTGAAGCTCTGTAATACTGCCAAATAGAACATTGACATCGACGGTATATTGTTTAGCAATTTGTGATAATAGTGGTTCACCTGCTGATTTTCCGACAAAACTGATTCGGTATAGTTGACTGCCATCACCTTGTTGTCTAATTAATTGAAAGATCGACTCCGGTATATTGTCATGCATGACAGAACGGACAAAATTACGTGTAATAGCTGTTTTTGGCTGTGAAAAAACGTCAAATACACTGCCTGTTTCAATCACTCTTCCCTTATCCAAGACCGCTACCTTATCACATATTTCACGAATAACGCCCATCTCATGAGTAATCATCAAAATAGTGACATGATACTCTTCATTGACTTTTTTTAATAATTTTAAAATGGACTGTGTCGTTTCTGGATCCAATGCAGAGGTTGCTTCATCACATAAAAGTATTTTTGGTTTGGTTGCTAATGCTCGTGCAATCCCTACACGCTGCTTTTGGCCACCCGATAACTGATTTGGGTAAGTTTTTGCCTTATCCGCTAAGCCAACAAATGCTAACAGCTCGGTAACCCGTTTTTTTACTTCCTCCTTGGGAACATTGGCTAATAATAAAGGCATTGCCACATTTGTATAAACATTTTTGGAGTTCAATAAATTAAAATGCTGAAAAATCATACCAATTTTTCGTTTTGCCTCTCTTAATTTCTTAGAAGAAAGATGTAATATGTTCTTGCCGTCCACTACCACCTTTCCGGATGTCGGTCGTTCTAGTAAATTAACACAGCGAATCAGTGAGCTTTTCCCCGCACCACTAAATCCGATAACGCCATAGATCTCTCCTTTGTCAATATGCAAGTTTACATCATCTAATGCTGTT
The window above is part of the Virgibacillus proomii genome. Proteins encoded here:
- a CDS encoding M20 family metallopeptidase; its protein translation is MTVVVKKIEKLKQQIAEDIDANQDRYIEISHTIHENPEIGNQEVYAAKTLTDLLVEKGFEIELDIAGHPTAFIAKRKGKKDGLKLAFLAEYDALPEIGHACGHNLIGTISIAAAISLSKVIDEIGGEVVVFGTPAEEGGPNGSAKGSFVKAGLVDRIDAAIMVHPGADTTLTGPSLAVDPLDFEFFGKAAHASAHPEQGINALDGVIQLFNGINALRQHVPKDVRIHGIITDGGDAPNVVPDYAKARFFIRAATRSTLNQITERIKAIAQGAALATGAEVKITAFQNEVDNFIVNQNFDDLFKQEVETLGEKVLSVEKTAIGSTDAGNISQVVPTIHPHIKIGPSDLIGHTVAFREAAKSKQADQALLIAAKAAAFTALKLITDEEAYKRVRREFQERTIAN
- a CDS encoding MetQ/NlpA family ABC transporter substrate-binding protein — translated: MKKIVFIFSLLLAAVLITACSKSEATSTVKVGISGSDTTIWDYVAKKAKKEGINVEIVRFSDYVQPNLALAEGEIDANSFQTISYFENFIKEHDLDLAPIATTVIAPMGLYSEKHDSPEDIPDGGTIALAKETTNMGRGLLLLEDAGLIKLEKGFDGNGSLDKIAENPKNLTFELLVAGQTPRVLPDVDASIINNGIAVDAGLSPLEDSIYHEDETATPYVNIIAVQAKDKDDKLLNKLVKIYQSEDVANFIKKERKGNTIPTFLPLSEIGYK
- a CDS encoding methionine ABC transporter permease; protein product: MLVDEQEIIQALWETIVMVGVSLIFSFIIGLVLGILLVVTRKGHLWENKFIFTALNTVINIFRSIPFIILMVAVIPLTRLIVGTSIGTAAAIVPMVLFAGPYIARLIENSLLEVDPGVMEAAQAMGATPWQIMMRFLIPEALSSLLLGITIATIGLVGASAMAGAVGGGGLGDLAITYGYQRFDTVVMVITVGILIIMVQSLQSIGNFIAKKVRRR
- a CDS encoding methionine ABC transporter ATP-binding protein; protein product: MITFDHVTKIYEGIQQQVTALDDVNLHIDKGEIYGVIGFSGAGKSSLIRCVNLLERPTSGKVVVDGKNILHLSSKKLREAKRKIGMIFQHFNLLNSKNVYTNVAMPLLLANVPKEEVKKRVTELLAFVGLADKAKTYPNQLSGGQKQRVGIARALATKPKILLCDEATSALDPETTQSILKLLKKVNEEYHVTILMITHEMGVIREICDKVAVLDKGRVIETGSVFDVFSQPKTAITRNFVRSVMHDNIPESIFQLIRQQGDGSQLYRISFVGKSAGEPLLSQIAKQYTVDVNVLFGSITELQGIPFGNLIVQFSGEEKEINRAIMHIHQQKVTIKEVLVDVS